In a single window of the Gadus macrocephalus chromosome 6, ASM3116895v1 genome:
- the rhbdl2 gene encoding LOW QUALITY PROTEIN: rhomboid-related protein 2 (The sequence of the model RefSeq protein was modified relative to this genomic sequence to represent the inferred CDS: deleted 1 base in 1 codon), whose amino-acid sequence MASVDVEEMSPFPLEPDGTPWRDQREQRERRPTGCCDRFQRSVSKWMLPPDSRETYLQRTNCCPPPIFIILISVAELAVFIYYAVWKPQKQWVTLDEGIWESPLTYRADRRWEAWRFGSYMFVHAGVEHILGNLVMQLLLGIPLELVHKGFEVGMVYLAGVSAGSLASSIFDPHSALVGASGGVYALLGGFFMNAVCNFREMIPLLGVFRILVIVAIVGTDVAFAIYRRFLNDDVGMKVSFVAHIAGAVAGMSVGYVFFSAFNQKLLRDPRFWLCIAGYLVFVIAAVLFNVFLSPAP is encoded by the exons ATGGCGAGCGTGGACGTGGAGGAGATGTCTCCGTTCCCGCTGGAGCCCGACGGGACGCCGTGGCGCGACCAGCGGGAGCAGCGGGAACGCCGGCCCACCGGCTGCTGCGACCGCTTCCAGAGGAGCGTCTCCAAGTGGATGCTCCCGCCCGACTCCCGGGAGACCTACCTGCAGCGCACCAACTGCTGCCCGCCGcccatcttcatcatcctcatcagcgTGGCCGAG CTGGCGGTCTTCATCTACTACGCGGTGTGGAAGCCCCAGAAGCAGTGGGTGACTCTGGACGAGGGCATCTGGGAGAGCCCCTTGACTTACCGCGCGGACCGCCGCTGGGAGGCCTGGAGGTTCGGCTCCTACATGTTCGTCCACGCAGG GGTGGAGCACATCCTGGGGAACCTGGTGatgcagctgctgctgggcaTCCCCCTGGAGCTGGTGCACAAGGGCTTCGAGGTGGGCATGGTGTACCTGGCCGGGG tctctgcaggttCTCTAGCCAGCTCTATCTTTGACCCCCACAGT GCCCTAGTGGGGGCGTCTGGGGGGGTCTACGCTCTGCTGGGGGGTTTCTTCATGAACGC tgtgtgt AACTTCCGTGAGATGATTCCTCTGCTGGGCGTGTTCCGCATCCTGGTGATCGTCGCCATCG TGGGCACCGATGTGGCCTTCGCCATCTACAGACGATTCCTGAATGACGACGTTGGGATGAAG GTGTCGTTCGTGGCCCACATCGCGGGCGCGGTGGCGGGGATGAGCGTGGGGTACGTGTTCTTCAGCGCCTTCAACCAGAAGCTGCTGCGGGACCCACGCTTCTGGCTCTGCATCGCCGGCTACCTGGTCTTCGTGATCGCCGCCGTGCTCTTCAACGTCTTCCTGTCCCCGGCGCCGTAG
- the akirin1 gene encoding akirin-1, which translates to MACGATLKRSLEFEALLSPGSPKRRRCSPLPGAPSTPSPQRCNLRPPVDNPSMSPVPTAGGETRLTPEQIFQNLRHEYSRIQRRRQLEAAFNQSEAASPSSALTAPCSPPGSSRKDAPWFTLRQVSYLCERLLKDHEEKIREEYEQILNTKLAEQYESFVKFTQDQIMRRYGARPASYVS; encoded by the exons ATGGCCTGCGGAGCGACGTTGAAGCGATCCCTGGAGTTCGAGGCCCTCCTCAGCCCCGGGTCCCCCAAGCGGAGGCGGTGCAGCCCGCTACCGGGGGCTCCGAGCACTCCCTCACCGCAGAGGTGCAACCTCCGCCCGCCGGTCGACAACCCCTCGATGTCCCCGGTTCCCACCGCCGGAGGGGAGACCCGGCTGACCCCAG AGCAGATCTTCCAGAACCTCCGTCATGAGTACAGCCGTATCCAGCGGCGACGGCAGCTGGAGGCCGCCTTCAACCAGAGCGAGGCGGCCAGCCCCAGCAGCGCTCTGACCGCGCCCTGCTCCCCCCCAG GCAGCTCCAGGAAGGACGCGCCGTGGTTCACCCTGCGCCAGGTGAGCTACCTGTGTGAGCGTCTGCTGAAGGACCACGAGGAGAAGATCCGCGAGGAGTACGAACAGATCCTTAACACAAAACTCGCAG AACAATATGAATCTTTTGTGAAATTCACACAAGACCAAATAATGCGAAGATACGGAGCGCGGCCAGCCAGTT ACGTCTCCTGA
- the cnr2 gene encoding cannabinoid receptor 2, translating into MWEGSTSGVTKALRPPMENSSVIPTGAPQGLDFFMVLYPGEQKAIGVLGLLAGAVALLENGLVLCLIACCPALRRRPTFLFMGSLALADLLASAFYSVSFVDFHLFGRRDGPAASLVKLGGVTLAFSGSVGSLLLTAFDRFLCLHRSHSYRAVLTRRRALLALLLLWTATVLVSFLPLMGWQCSTGLWPPCSELFPYVSLSFQFCWTAAIVLELLVILAAYAMILWKARLHTAAMAALQAATGPQRARVRLDIRLARTLSLVLLILVGCWLPVLGFMLADVSTALSPAQRRAFAFCSMLCLVNSAVNPLLYALRCQEIRLALVVRLRCLTGGGACWRRRAGTPTPRESGPTQPEVSGTGISSYGLATPWGSQREVGKGGQQEVGKGGQQEVGKGGQQEVDRGGGAGGGGGEGV; encoded by the coding sequence GGGCCCCCCAGGGCCTGGACTTCTTCATGGTGCTGTACCCCGGCGAGCAGAAGGCCATCGGGGTGCTGGGCCTGCTGGCGGGGGCCGTGGCCCTGCTGGAGAACGGGCTGGTGCTGTGCCTCATCGCCTGCTGCCCCGCGCTGCGCCGCCGCCCCACCTTCCTCTTCATGGGCAGCCTGGCGCTGGCCGACCTCTTGGCCAGCGCCTTCTACTCCGTCAGCTTCGTGGACTTCCACCTCTTCGGGCGGCGTGATGGGCCGGCCGCCTCGCTGGTGAAGCTGGGCGGCGTGACGCTGGCCTTCAGCGGCTCGGTGGGCAGCCTGCTGCTCACCGCCTTCGACCGCTTCCTGTGCCTGCACCGCTCGCACAGCTACCGGGCGGTGCTGACCCGGCGCCGCGCCCTCCtcgcgctgctgctgctctggacCGCCACCGTCCTGGTCTCCTTCCTCCCGCTGATGGGCTGGCAGTGCTCCACCGGGCTGTGGCCGCCCTGCTCCGAGCTCTTCCCCTACGTCAGCCTCAGCTTCCAGTTCTGCTGGACGGCCGCCATTGTTCTGGAGCTGCTGGTCATCCTGGCCGCCTACGCCATGATCCTCTGGAAGGCCCGCCTCCACACGGCCGCCATGGCCGCGCTGCAGGCCGCCACCGGCCCGCAGCGCGCCCGCGTCCGGCTGGACATCCGGCTGGCGCGCACCCTGAGCCTGGTGCTGCTCATCCTGGTGGGCTGCTGGCTGCCGGTGCTGGGCTTCATGCTGGCCGACGTCTCCACGGCGCTCAGCCCGGCCCAGAGGAGGGCCTTCGCCTTCTGCAGCATGCTGTGCCTGGTCAACTCCGCCGTCAACCCCCTGCTCTATGCACTGCGCTGCCAGGAGATCCGGCTGGCCCTGGTGGTCCGGCTGCGGTGTCTcacggggggaggggcctgctGGCGTCGGAGGGCCGGGACCCCAACCCCCCGGGAGTCAGGACCGACCCAGCCCGAGGTGTCCGGAACGGGGATCAGCTCCTATGGCCTGGCCACCCCCTGGGGGAGCCAGCGGGAGGTGGGCAAGGGGGGGCAGCAGGAGGTGGGCAAGGGGGGGCAGCAGGAGGTGGGCAAGGGGGGGCAGCAGGAGGtggacagggggggaggagcaggaggaggtggcggggaAGGAGTATAA